In a genomic window of Acidilobus saccharovorans 345-15:
- a CDS encoding NAD(P)/FAD-dependent oxidoreductase — MSLRLGALPQFKVPPKGEHYDVLIVGAGPAGLSAAVYASRFLLKTVVVSEDVGGQLNLTNVVDDYPATLSISATELISRFREHAEKLFGVPIYTNITVQKFSREGDEYHVTGTRGLDVYSKTIILAVGSRRRKLNVPGENEFAGRGVSYCSICDAPLYKGKEAVAVVGGGDAAFEGAILLSGYVKKVYLIHRRSEFRAKPFYVQEAMSRPNIEFVLNSVVTEIKGDKLVRSVVVKNNVDNSIRELNVDGVFIEIGFEPPKDWYQSLGLEVDELGYVKTDLWMKTNLPGVFAAGDAISLWRGFRQIVNAAASGAIAAYSAYTYLTEHGLVRRPALASKEAAK, encoded by the coding sequence ATGTCACTGAGACTTGGAGCCTTACCTCAGTTTAAGGTGCCTCCCAAGGGAGAGCATTATGACGTGCTCATAGTAGGCGCAGGGCCTGCGGGGCTCTCTGCAGCCGTCTATGCGTCAAGGTTCCTGCTCAAGACTGTGGTGGTCTCTGAGGACGTCGGAGGTCAACTCAACTTAACTAACGTAGTTGATGATTATCCTGCCACGCTCTCGATTAGCGCGACAGAGCTCATATCACGCTTCAGGGAGCATGCAGAGAAGCTCTTCGGGGTCCCTATCTACACTAACATAACTGTCCAGAAGTTCTCCAGAGAGGGCGATGAATACCACGTAACTGGGACTAGGGGGCTGGACGTTTACTCTAAGACGATAATACTTGCCGTCGGTTCCAGGAGAAGGAAGCTAAACGTGCCTGGAGAAAATGAGTTTGCCGGCAGGGGCGTAAGCTACTGCAGCATCTGCGACGCGCCGCTCTATAAGGGCAAGGAAGCTGTTGCCGTGGTAGGAGGTGGAGACGCGGCCTTTGAAGGGGCCATACTGCTTTCAGGCTACGTGAAGAAGGTATACCTGATACACAGGAGGAGCGAGTTCAGGGCGAAGCCCTTCTACGTTCAGGAAGCCATGTCAAGGCCTAACATAGAGTTTGTCCTCAACTCAGTGGTTACCGAGATTAAGGGCGACAAGCTGGTTAGGAGCGTTGTAGTAAAGAACAACGTCGACAACAGCATTAGAGAGCTTAACGTGGATGGAGTGTTCATAGAGATAGGCTTCGAGCCCCCCAAGGACTGGTACCAGTCCTTAGGCCTTGAGGTTGATGAGCTTGGCTACGTGAAGACAGACTTGTGGATGAAGACCAACCTTCCTGGGGTCTTTGCTGCAGGTGACGCGATAAGCCTGTGGCGCGGCTTCAGGCAGATAGTCAATGCCGCCGCATCAGGGGCTATAGCCGCCTACAGCGCCTACACATACCTGACAGAGCACGGGCTTGTAAGGAGGCCTGCGCTGGCTAGCAAGGAGGCGGCAAAGTAA
- a CDS encoding GntR family transcriptional regulator: MCAEENNEKSVKYSDMVYEMLKNDILGRRFEPKDKLSETTLAKLYNVSRTPVREALHKLEKEGLVVKLSDGYHVSFLTKEQILKIFEVRAVLEALAAEKAAENRDPAMLSKLREAAENFKKADRSNPLALAQANSYFHDIIADMSGNEYLRDILKDLRNKLAIVRVDLFASSNRVEQEIEEHWRIYEAIEKGDPKEAHDAALKHQMNLIEFIKSKRMVGGILV; this comes from the coding sequence ATGTGTGCAGAGGAGAATAACGAGAAGTCGGTTAAGTACTCTGACATGGTCTATGAGATGCTAAAGAATGATATCCTTGGAAGGCGATTCGAGCCCAAGGACAAGCTCAGCGAGACTACGTTAGCTAAGCTCTACAACGTGAGCAGGACACCCGTGAGGGAGGCGCTTCACAAACTTGAGAAGGAAGGGCTTGTAGTGAAACTTAGCGATGGCTATCATGTCTCTTTTCTGACGAAGGAGCAAATACTAAAGATATTCGAAGTAAGGGCAGTCCTTGAAGCTTTGGCGGCAGAGAAGGCGGCTGAAAACAGGGACCCAGCTATGCTCAGTAAGCTAAGGGAGGCGGCCGAGAATTTCAAGAAAGCCGATAGGAGCAACCCGCTGGCCCTGGCCCAGGCCAACAGCTACTTCCACGACATAATAGCCGACATGAGCGGCAACGAGTACCTAAGGGATATACTTAAGGATCTAAGGAACAAGTTGGCTATAGTCAGGGTGGATCTATTCGCATCAAGCAATAGAGTTGAACAGGAAATAGAAGAGCACTGGAGGATCTATGAAGCCATAGAGAAGGGGGACCCTAAAGAGGCGCACGATGCAGCGCTTAAGCATCAGATGAACTTAATTGAATTCATAAAGTCAAAGAGAATGGTTGGGGGCATACTAGTTTGA
- a CDS encoding MBL fold metallo-hydrolase, translated as MLAAVMPNGAILLGNNVVADSYHKRPIRVVTHAHEDHTKYLSRSISESLFIAATPVTHEFLKVLGYSIPQSKALLLDYYKEVEFDNEKLKLIPSRHIAGSAQVMVETPQGTAGYTGDFKMPGTPPLQDLDVLVVDATYGSPHLSRKGTEWDALGALVNIIEVESPNNPIIIYGYNGKLQEIMVELRIRGVSGAFLADETTLKLAKIASKFYNVELGDVRLYSRDELLPGSIAFIHLSKSSSMIRVPAVHVILTGTERRGPAVKVNDKVYRVSFSDHATFWEVVDYIRESRPRKVIVDASRGFDSKFMAKYLSNVLNIDAVSEP; from the coding sequence TTGTTAGCTGCTGTGATGCCGAACGGGGCAATACTGCTAGGGAACAACGTAGTGGCCGACTCCTACCATAAAAGGCCTATAAGGGTCGTCACACATGCCCATGAAGACCATACCAAGTACCTTAGCCGGAGCATCTCTGAGAGCCTGTTCATCGCAGCGACCCCTGTCACCCACGAGTTCCTTAAGGTCTTAGGATACTCGATACCTCAGAGCAAGGCGCTGCTGCTTGACTATTATAAAGAGGTGGAATTTGACAATGAGAAGTTAAAGCTTATACCGTCAAGGCACATAGCTGGAAGCGCCCAGGTAATGGTGGAAACCCCTCAGGGCACCGCTGGCTATACCGGTGACTTCAAGATGCCTGGCACCCCTCCCCTGCAAGACCTTGACGTCCTAGTAGTAGATGCCACCTACGGTAGTCCTCACCTATCCAGAAAAGGAACCGAGTGGGACGCCCTGGGGGCTCTAGTCAATATTATAGAGGTGGAGTCGCCTAACAACCCCATAATAATATATGGTTATAATGGAAAACTTCAAGAAATAATGGTAGAGCTGAGGATAAGGGGCGTTTCAGGCGCCTTCCTGGCCGACGAGACCACCCTGAAGCTTGCTAAGATAGCCTCAAAATTTTATAACGTGGAACTGGGTGATGTGAGGCTCTACAGCAGGGACGAGCTTCTCCCAGGGTCCATAGCATTTATCCACCTATCCAAGTCCTCGTCAATGATAAGGGTGCCGGCTGTTCACGTGATACTTACCGGTACCGAAAGGCGGGGCCCTGCTGTTAAGGTTAACGATAAGGTTTACAGGGTTTCCTTTAGTGACCATGCTACCTTCTGGGAGGTGGTGGACTACATAAGGGAGTCAAGGCCAAGGAAAGTCATAGTTGACGCCTCGCGGGGCTTCGACTCTAAGTTCATGGCCAAATATCTTTCGAACGTACTTAATATAGATGCTGTGTCAGAACCTTAG
- the fdhE gene encoding formate dehydrogenase accessory protein FdhE codes for MSQGEDERLRLFERSLSRFAGVLGLRVNVELSRKVEEVQLKIMDDVTKVIDKIWSQGLTLQDLLARLSNDGVLREEAVYASKAIGESLNPDSVDDVLARAISGDVSQEGAKSALIAFQAIARAYASRYFKENGSIEHLSPYCPLCGAESRTMVKRGDKYVMVCHLCGYEWVIGRGSPVCPFCGNDNKFKLGTFMDKEWKYGLMFCQECGSYWRVIWDEEMASAPSIVLPLLAMAAERFRTALPKDIVNGSQEPGAEVSLDKEEDETEGKE; via the coding sequence TTGAGCCAGGGGGAAGACGAGCGACTAAGGCTTTTTGAGAGGAGCCTCAGCAGGTTTGCTGGAGTTCTTGGGCTTCGTGTCAACGTTGAGCTCTCCAGGAAAGTAGAGGAGGTCCAGCTGAAGATAATGGATGATGTGACGAAGGTCATTGACAAGATATGGTCCCAGGGCCTAACCCTGCAGGACCTTTTGGCGAGGCTGAGCAATGACGGCGTCCTAAGGGAGGAGGCGGTCTATGCATCTAAGGCCATCGGTGAAAGCCTGAACCCTGACTCTGTAGATGACGTGTTGGCAAGGGCCATCTCTGGCGACGTCTCCCAGGAGGGGGCAAAAAGCGCCTTAATAGCATTCCAGGCTATAGCGAGGGCCTACGCCAGCAGGTACTTCAAGGAGAACGGCTCCATAGAGCACCTGTCGCCCTACTGTCCCCTCTGTGGAGCAGAGAGCCGCACCATGGTTAAGAGGGGAGACAAGTATGTGATGGTGTGCCACCTCTGCGGCTATGAATGGGTCATTGGCAGGGGCTCGCCCGTTTGTCCCTTCTGTGGAAATGATAATAAGTTTAAGCTTGGGACCTTCATGGACAAGGAGTGGAAGTATGGCCTTATGTTCTGCCAGGAGTGCGGCTCATACTGGAGAGTTATTTGGGATGAAGAGATGGCTTCGGCGCCTAGCATAGTCCTGCCGCTTCTAGCTATGGCTGCTGAGAGGTTCAGAACTGCCCTGCCCAAGGATATTGTCAATGGCTCTCAGGAGCCTGGTGCTGAGGTTTCGTTGGACAAGGAAGAGGATGAAACCGAAGGTAAGGAGTGA
- a CDS encoding electron transfer flavoprotein subunit alpha/FixB family protein, which translates to MSQWTAPPSAGSQDCDKLCPEWECRDNSEYRGVWVIGEVDENGIIEPSLQMLTPAKKVASKLNVKITGVLLGSNVKRFANQFIEYGADEVIVVDDPRLSSYAPNVYGEVAVSLIKKYKPEMVFVAGTMKGRELAPYIANHLRAGITADCTDFDVDEKTRDVFQIRPPFGAVLLAYIRTPNRRPQLATARPNVFPLPQRDPSREGEIIEEKVDYVPQPKARLVSRKVVPRTEVPIEKAELVIGGGKGLGTAEGFKMLQELANAMGAVVGGSRKAVDLGWIPHERQIGQTGKSLKSVIYMAVGISGAAQHMFGVREAEVVVAINKDPTAPIFSQCDYGVVADYREVIPHLIKMLKDLKEQVKRGETPRVE; encoded by the coding sequence ATGAGTCAGTGGACCGCTCCTCCTTCAGCGGGCTCGCAGGACTGCGACAAACTTTGCCCTGAGTGGGAGTGCAGGGACAACAGCGAGTACAGGGGCGTCTGGGTTATAGGTGAAGTAGATGAGAACGGCATTATAGAGCCGAGCCTGCAGATGCTAACGCCAGCTAAGAAGGTGGCGAGCAAGCTCAACGTTAAGATAACTGGCGTACTCCTTGGCAGCAATGTAAAGAGGTTCGCAAATCAGTTCATAGAGTATGGGGCTGACGAGGTCATAGTCGTCGACGATCCTCGTCTCTCTTCCTACGCGCCCAACGTCTATGGGGAGGTCGCTGTGAGCTTAATCAAGAAGTACAAGCCTGAGATGGTCTTCGTGGCCGGCACTATGAAGGGAAGGGAGCTGGCGCCTTACATAGCCAACCACCTGCGGGCAGGAATAACTGCTGATTGCACAGACTTTGACGTTGATGAGAAGACCAGGGATGTCTTTCAGATAAGGCCGCCCTTTGGCGCCGTGCTGCTGGCATATATAAGGACGCCCAACAGAAGGCCTCAGCTGGCGACGGCAAGACCCAACGTGTTCCCCCTGCCTCAGCGCGATCCAAGCAGGGAGGGAGAGATAATAGAGGAAAAGGTGGATTATGTACCTCAGCCTAAGGCAAGGCTCGTCTCACGCAAGGTAGTGCCAAGGACTGAGGTGCCCATAGAGAAGGCGGAGCTGGTGATAGGCGGTGGCAAGGGCCTTGGAACCGCCGAGGGCTTCAAGATGTTGCAGGAGCTGGCCAACGCCATGGGCGCTGTCGTGGGAGGCAGCAGGAAGGCCGTAGACTTAGGCTGGATACCTCATGAAAGGCAGATAGGGCAGACAGGCAAATCGTTAAAGTCAGTCATATACATGGCCGTTGGCATAAGCGGCGCGGCGCAGCACATGTTCGGCGTGAGGGAGGCCGAGGTCGTGGTAGCCATAAACAAGGACCCAACGGCACCTATATTCTCGCAGTGTGACTATGGCGTAGTTGCAGACTATCGTGAGGTCATACCGCATCTGATAAAGATGCTTAAGGATCTGAAGGAGCAAGTGAAGAGGGGCGAGACCCCCAGAGTAGAGTGA
- a CDS encoding electron transfer flavoprotein subunit beta/FixA family protein, producing the protein MRIVVGIKWVPGTQSVRIDPKTGTLIREGVPSIVNPHDLPAAELALRLRDKYGGEVIAISMAPPPAAKGLEYLVGMGVDRAILITDRAYAGADTLATSYVLANAIKKIDKEIGKVDLVVFGQETTDSSTAHIAAQTASWLEWPYIYYVRNAWLTEDGKLRVERILEEAIEEWEVDLPAIINVAMKSLKPRPVTLINKIRFKANPSIMMTWTNNDLKLDPRCTGLKGSPTFVAKTVDVPEVPRKKQVYVPKNGEDAAKWILKSLLSDEKASKALIKALKEGGDAA; encoded by the coding sequence ATGAGGATAGTGGTAGGCATAAAGTGGGTTCCTGGGACTCAGTCGGTGAGGATAGACCCCAAGACCGGTACCCTGATAAGGGAGGGAGTTCCGAGCATAGTTAATCCGCACGACTTGCCTGCGGCAGAGCTGGCCCTCAGGCTGAGGGACAAGTATGGCGGCGAAGTAATAGCCATCTCTATGGCCCCTCCTCCAGCGGCAAAGGGCCTTGAGTACCTAGTGGGCATGGGCGTCGACAGGGCCATACTAATAACTGACAGGGCCTATGCTGGGGCCGACACCCTGGCTACAAGCTATGTTTTGGCTAACGCAATAAAGAAAATTGATAAGGAGATAGGCAAAGTCGACTTAGTAGTCTTCGGCCAGGAGACCACGGACTCCAGCACTGCCCATATAGCCGCACAGACCGCCAGCTGGCTTGAGTGGCCTTACATATATTATGTCCGAAACGCATGGCTAACGGAGGATGGAAAGTTAAGGGTGGAGAGAATACTTGAAGAGGCCATAGAGGAGTGGGAGGTAGATCTTCCAGCCATAATAAACGTCGCTATGAAATCTCTGAAGCCAAGGCCCGTCACGCTGATTAATAAGATAAGGTTCAAGGCAAACCCCAGCATCATGATGACTTGGACTAACAATGATCTGAAGCTAGACCCAAGGTGCACCGGACTTAAGGGCTCACCAACCTTTGTTGCGAAGACCGTCGACGTCCCAGAGGTTCCGAGAAAGAAGCAGGTCTACGTGCCCAAGAATGGCGAGGACGCCGCTAAGTGGATACTCAAGTCGCTGCTCTCTGATGAGAAGGCCTCCAAGGCGCTGATAAAGGCCCTTAAGGAGGGAGGTGACGCGGCATGA
- a CDS encoding ferredoxin family protein, which produces MKLEDILQSDVWNVDEEPHIVVDYTKCEKCPAKPCIYLCPAGCYTLAGDRIVFSYEGCVECGTCRVICPMDAITWNYPKSGHGIIFRFT; this is translated from the coding sequence ATGAAGCTGGAAGACATACTTCAGAGCGACGTCTGGAACGTCGACGAGGAGCCTCACATAGTGGTAGACTATACCAAGTGCGAGAAGTGCCCTGCCAAGCCATGCATTTACCTCTGTCCCGCAGGCTGCTACACTCTGGCCGGCGACAGGATAGTCTTCAGCTACGAGGGCTGCGTGGAGTGCGGTACCTGCAGGGTGATTTGTCCCATGGATGCAATAACTTGGAACTATCCCAAGAGTGGTCATGGCATTATTTTTAGGTTCACTTGA
- a CDS encoding FAD-dependent oxidoreductase, with product MPTKFDVVVIGAGPAGSAAAYTLAKEGFKTLLIDRGRGGGEKELFGGRVYAQPLREVWPELDKEAPIQRWVTRERISMVNGDEVFTVEYKSPAGKSFTAFLPQLTSWMARKAEQAGALYVNEITVDEIAFRDGKAVGVRSGSDTIEADVVIDAEGVNRLLLERAGLVEKLKPDHVALGVKEILRTGATQLEASFGIDSSEGVSWVVVGDITKGVPGGGFIYTNKETVSIGVVLHLKHAIEAIEAGSLNQHVYELVEGFRLHPFFRRLWRDATISEYGGHLTIEGGLKFAPERFAYPGLLVVGDAAGLLLSTGVNYRGVDFAAYSGKLAAEAVKYARDHGGFTYDNISVYETYLKNSFVYKDLKKHLAAEMLMNDPALFAKLPRIALGLFRELYEQDYSTPTPYEALISVLNNENIGLFNLLPLTLSVVRSL from the coding sequence GTGCCCACAAAGTTCGACGTGGTAGTGATAGGTGCAGGGCCGGCAGGCTCCGCGGCAGCTTATACTTTAGCCAAGGAAGGCTTCAAGACACTTCTAATAGATCGAGGCAGGGGAGGGGGCGAGAAGGAGCTCTTCGGTGGAAGGGTTTACGCGCAGCCCCTTAGAGAGGTCTGGCCAGAGCTTGACAAGGAGGCACCTATACAGAGGTGGGTCACGCGTGAGAGGATAAGCATGGTTAACGGCGATGAGGTTTTCACAGTCGAGTATAAAAGCCCTGCCGGCAAAAGCTTCACAGCCTTCCTGCCTCAGCTCACGTCGTGGATGGCGCGCAAGGCTGAGCAGGCGGGGGCCCTTTATGTTAATGAGATAACGGTGGATGAAATAGCGTTCAGAGACGGTAAAGCGGTAGGGGTGAGGAGCGGCTCTGACACCATAGAGGCTGATGTAGTTATAGACGCAGAAGGCGTTAACAGGCTCCTGCTTGAGAGGGCCGGCCTCGTAGAGAAGCTTAAACCGGATCACGTGGCCCTTGGAGTTAAGGAAATACTTAGAACTGGCGCCACGCAGCTCGAGGCCTCATTTGGCATTGACTCGAGCGAGGGCGTTTCCTGGGTCGTGGTGGGCGACATAACCAAGGGTGTCCCAGGGGGAGGTTTCATATACACCAACAAGGAAACCGTTAGTATAGGCGTGGTTCTCCACCTAAAGCACGCCATAGAGGCCATAGAGGCTGGCTCTCTGAACCAGCACGTTTACGAACTTGTTGAGGGCTTTAGGCTTCACCCATTTTTCAGGAGGCTTTGGCGTGACGCCACAATTTCAGAGTACGGAGGCCACCTAACAATTGAGGGAGGGCTTAAGTTCGCTCCTGAGAGGTTTGCCTATCCAGGCCTTCTAGTAGTTGGTGACGCGGCCGGGCTGCTCTTAAGTACTGGCGTAAATTACCGCGGTGTCGACTTTGCGGCCTACAGCGGCAAGCTTGCCGCCGAAGCAGTTAAATATGCCAGGGACCACGGAGGCTTCACCTATGACAACATAAGTGTCTACGAGACTTACCTCAAGAATAGCTTTGTGTACAAAGACCTCAAGAAGCACCTGGCGGCGGAGATGCTGATGAACGACCCAGCGCTCTTTGCAAAGCTGCCTAGGATAGCCTTGGGCCTCTTCAGGGAGCTTTACGAGCAGGACTACTCTACTCCAACGCCTTACGAGGCTCTGATATCGGTGCTTAACAACGAAAATATCGGCCTATTTAACCTCTTGCCATTAACTCTCTCGGTGGTGAGGTCCTTATGA
- a CDS encoding translation initiation factor IF-2 subunit beta translates to MSEDLEKLKDYEWLLGRVYEKIPPKSGSGTFELPEPQVIRVGTQTIIKNFRDISQKLKREPDMVSRYLMKELASAGSYEEGSGQLVLSVKVSSKVLKQLLDMFVKSYVKCPTCGSIDTHIEKRGKVWILVCEACGAEQTLKPF, encoded by the coding sequence TTGAGCGAGGACCTAGAGAAGCTAAAGGACTATGAGTGGCTGCTTGGCAGAGTTTATGAAAAGATACCTCCAAAGAGCGGTTCAGGGACCTTTGAACTGCCAGAACCTCAAGTAATAAGGGTTGGGACGCAGACCATTATAAAGAACTTCAGGGATATCTCACAGAAATTAAAGAGGGAGCCTGACATGGTCTCACGTTATCTAATGAAGGAGCTGGCGTCTGCGGGCAGCTACGAGGAGGGTTCTGGACAGCTCGTGCTGAGCGTTAAGGTCTCTAGCAAGGTGCTCAAGCAACTTCTCGACATGTTCGTTAAGAGCTATGTCAAGTGTCCCACCTGTGGAAGTATAGATACTCACATAGAGAAGAGAGGCAAGGTATGGATCCTGGTTTGCGAGGCCTGCGGAGCGGAGCAGACGCTAAAGCCATTCTAA
- the serS gene encoding serine--tRNA ligase, whose protein sequence is MPWSILNLLRTNPEALREVARKRQIDVKIIDEAVQLDEQWRKVQAEINELRHQHNVISAAIPKAKGEEREKLLAQAKELSRELEDAERRLSELEAKREEALWRLPNVVLDDVPVGGEEATRPVRFWGTPRVYHEYLDAFKAQTEAYGFNVPYELIDWKPVGHADMLENVLKLGDTEKASEVAGSRFYYLFDDLVWLDFALLLYAIDKLTSKGYTLVLPPYMLRYKVINSVIDLATFQDAIYKIENDDLYLIATAEHSLAAMYYNEELYDDELPKKFVGISPAFRREAGAANKDLKGIFRVHQFHKVEQFVFSKPEESQKIHEELISNAEGLFQGLGIPYRVVNIASGDLGACAVKKYDLEAWMPAQGKYREMVSASNCTDWQAYRLNIRLIRRKGMERGEYVHTLNSTGIASTRTITAILENFQEPDGTVIIPKVLRKYLEPFDAAPKDFIKPRPRKAI, encoded by the coding sequence ATGCCATGGAGCATATTGAATCTTCTCAGGACAAACCCAGAAGCGCTTAGGGAGGTTGCCAGAAAGAGGCAGATCGATGTTAAGATAATAGACGAGGCTGTCCAGCTGGACGAGCAGTGGAGAAAGGTCCAAGCAGAGATAAATGAGCTAAGGCACCAGCATAATGTTATTAGCGCCGCCATTCCTAAGGCTAAGGGTGAGGAAAGGGAGAAGCTCCTGGCCCAGGCCAAGGAGCTCAGCAGAGAGCTCGAGGACGCGGAGAGGAGGCTGAGTGAGCTCGAAGCGAAGAGAGAGGAGGCTCTGTGGAGGCTGCCAAACGTAGTCCTCGATGACGTTCCTGTGGGCGGGGAGGAGGCCACAAGGCCAGTAAGATTCTGGGGCACCCCCAGGGTGTACCACGAGTACCTAGACGCCTTCAAAGCCCAGACGGAAGCCTATGGCTTTAATGTACCCTACGAGTTGATCGACTGGAAGCCCGTAGGGCACGCCGATATGCTCGAGAACGTCCTAAAGCTCGGCGATACTGAAAAGGCCTCCGAGGTCGCCGGCTCCAGGTTTTATTACCTCTTTGATGACTTGGTCTGGCTAGACTTCGCCCTGCTGCTTTACGCCATAGATAAGCTTACCTCTAAAGGTTACACCCTCGTGTTGCCACCCTACATGCTGAGATATAAGGTCATAAATAGCGTCATAGACCTGGCGACCTTCCAGGACGCCATTTATAAAATAGAGAATGACGACCTCTACCTGATAGCCACTGCAGAGCACTCACTGGCAGCAATGTATTATAATGAGGAGCTATATGATGACGAGCTCCCAAAGAAGTTTGTCGGCATAAGCCCCGCCTTCAGGCGCGAGGCCGGGGCCGCCAACAAGGACCTCAAAGGAATATTCAGGGTTCACCAGTTCCACAAGGTTGAGCAGTTCGTGTTCTCAAAGCCTGAGGAGAGCCAGAAGATACATGAAGAGCTTATATCAAATGCCGAGGGGCTGTTCCAGGGCCTGGGAATACCATACAGGGTTGTAAACATAGCCTCTGGCGACCTGGGCGCCTGCGCCGTCAAAAAATATGACCTAGAGGCCTGGATGCCCGCCCAGGGCAAGTACCGCGAAATGGTCAGCGCGAGCAACTGCACGGACTGGCAGGCTTATAGGCTTAACATAAGGTTAATAAGGAGAAAGGGCATGGAGAGGGGCGAGTACGTGCACACGCTGAACAGCACAGGAATAGCATCAACGAGAACTATTACGGCCATATTAGAGAACTTCCAGGAACCTGATGGAACAGTTATAATACCCAAGGTTCTTAGAAAGTACCTTGAGCCCTTTGACGCGGCCCCGAAGGATTTCATAAAGCCCAGGCCGCGTAAGGCCATTTAG
- a CDS encoding ABC transporter permease: protein MRIEEIKAVLWKELLDMVRDRRALALMIIVPLVGLPLMALLAGGLSSAQLTTVYIQVNDTKSFGIAEWLGESIVNASEQQGLKVNLTVSSGPPPRVYDIEITIPRGFYNNLTAVDGVATLIVRVMVGSYAAQEVSNIISSVVSQLSSQVVDSRVDSLARMAGINISAERLLNPIVITTGYILPSGKAASAQQVQLSLTVRLLQFSLFFVVNPAVVLMTDAFLGEKERKTLEVLLASPLSGTSLLVGKLLSSAVMGLAIAVADSAGFIIYFLMLASSAGLRLTPALLGLNMVDSAVLVLMTSSFIMPIVLRSPSARAAQASAYALLMVALGIYFSALFVNVGSLPTAIRYTLMAIPFTEASLALSNYVVGQYLMAALDIIIMVAFTALFVALSLKAFNPERLVTSR from the coding sequence ATGAGGATAGAGGAGATTAAGGCCGTACTCTGGAAGGAGCTCCTTGACATGGTGCGCGATCGCAGGGCCCTGGCTCTGATGATAATCGTCCCCCTCGTAGGGCTCCCATTAATGGCATTACTTGCAGGAGGCCTCAGCTCAGCGCAGTTAACGACAGTTTACATACAGGTCAACGATACGAAGTCGTTTGGAATAGCAGAGTGGCTTGGCGAGAGCATAGTTAATGCCTCTGAGCAACAGGGCTTAAAGGTCAATCTAACAGTGTCTAGCGGGCCTCCCCCTCGGGTCTACGACATAGAGATTACTATACCTCGGGGCTTCTACAATAACCTGACTGCTGTAGACGGCGTCGCGACGCTCATCGTGAGGGTTATGGTAGGCAGCTACGCGGCCCAGGAGGTGAGTAACATCATTTCCTCAGTGGTGTCGCAGCTTAGCTCCCAGGTGGTTGACAGCAGAGTTGATAGCCTTGCAAGAATGGCCGGTATCAACATCTCCGCCGAGAGGCTTCTCAATCCAATAGTAATAACCACTGGCTACATATTGCCCTCAGGCAAGGCTGCGAGCGCTCAGCAGGTTCAGCTGTCGCTTACCGTGAGGCTACTCCAGTTTTCCCTGTTCTTTGTCGTTAACCCAGCGGTGGTCTTAATGACTGACGCCTTTCTTGGAGAGAAGGAGCGCAAGACTCTTGAAGTGCTCCTGGCGTCTCCGCTGTCCGGCACCTCGCTGCTTGTTGGCAAGCTGCTCTCCTCCGCCGTGATGGGCCTCGCAATTGCGGTCGCCGACAGCGCGGGCTTCATTATTTACTTCCTGATGTTGGCGTCCTCGGCAGGGCTCAGGCTAACGCCGGCACTGCTCGGGCTTAACATGGTGGACTCAGCAGTCCTAGTGCTGATGACGTCATCATTTATAATGCCTATAGTGTTAAGGAGCCCTTCAGCCAGGGCCGCTCAGGCCTCCGCGTATGCTTTGCTTATGGTCGCGCTAGGGATCTACTTTAGCGCGTTGTTCGTCAACGTAGGCTCACTGCCCACAGCTATAAGGTACACGCTCATGGCGATACCGTTCACCGAGGCTTCCCTCGCGCTCTCAAATTACGTTGTGGGCCAATACTTAATGGCCGCCCTAGACATAATAATAATGGTGGCCTTCACAGCGCTATTCGTTGCCCTATCGCTCAAGGCTTTCAATCCAGAGAGGTTGGTTACCTCAAGGTAA